One segment of Methylocella silvestris BL2 DNA contains the following:
- a CDS encoding xanthine dehydrogenase family protein molybdopterin-binding subunit — protein sequence MSIAAAKSHVGAARPRVDGPLKVSGLARYAAEFATDDCLCGYVVSGAIAKGRITKIDCAEALAAPRVIAVFTHETRPQGSTSASKYRDQVAPPGDPFMPLLNERIFFSGQPVALIVAEDYESARDAASLINIAYEEEAASIDVAARKSAAYTPPKKRSGIEPPPKPRGDAEGAFASAPVRLENQYRVAVEFHNPMEMHGSTVIYEGDGKLTIHDKTQGAQNTQGYVASVFGLSPENVRVISPFVGGAFGSGLRPQYQLFLAVMASLALERSVRVTLTRDQMFTFGYRPDTIHTVGLACGHDGRLLSVMHDAVAGTSAFEDYQENVVNWSGLLYACPNAKLSYSLTKLDAYTPADMRAPGATLGVFALESAMDELAYAARIDPLELRLRNYAERDAAADKDFTSKALRDCYEQGARRFNWAKRQPDPRSMREGRDLIGYGMATGVWEALMRPTTARARLAAGGRLEVATATADIGTGTYTILSQIAADALGIPLERVTALVGDSALPKSPVEGGSWAAASAGAAVQLACFRLRRELLAIARAMENSPLANADLQHVTFADGAIALAAEPSRRVSILEAMRASGAEFLEAEETAKRDASVDKSYSAYTHSAVFAEVRVDEQLGVARVTRVVSAVAAGKILNPLTGRSQIIGGVVMGIGMALHEEALPDLRLSRFMNRNLGEYHIPAHADICDIDVIFVDERDDKVSPMGVKGLGEIGIVGTAAAVANAIFHATGKRVRELPITIDKLL from the coding sequence GGCGCCATCGCCAAGGGCCGTATCACGAAAATCGACTGCGCCGAAGCGCTCGCCGCGCCTCGCGTTATCGCCGTCTTTACGCATGAGACGAGGCCGCAGGGATCGACCTCGGCGTCGAAGTATCGCGATCAGGTCGCCCCGCCCGGCGATCCGTTCATGCCTCTCCTCAACGAGCGGATCTTTTTCAGCGGCCAGCCCGTCGCGCTCATCGTCGCCGAGGATTACGAAAGCGCGCGCGACGCGGCTTCGCTTATCAACATTGCTTATGAAGAGGAGGCGGCCAGCATCGACGTCGCTGCGCGTAAGAGCGCCGCCTATACGCCGCCGAAAAAGCGCAGCGGCATCGAGCCGCCGCCAAAGCCGCGCGGCGACGCCGAGGGCGCCTTTGCGTCTGCGCCAGTCCGGCTCGAGAACCAGTATCGCGTCGCCGTCGAATTTCACAACCCGATGGAGATGCACGGCTCCACAGTCATTTATGAAGGCGACGGCAAGCTGACCATTCATGACAAGACGCAGGGCGCTCAGAATACGCAAGGCTATGTCGCCAGCGTCTTCGGCCTCTCGCCGGAGAATGTGCGGGTGATCAGTCCCTTTGTCGGCGGCGCGTTTGGATCGGGCCTGCGTCCGCAATATCAGCTTTTCCTCGCGGTCATGGCGAGCCTTGCGCTGGAGCGATCAGTCCGCGTGACGCTCACCCGTGATCAGATGTTCACCTTCGGCTACCGCCCGGACACGATCCATACGGTCGGCCTTGCCTGCGGCCATGACGGGCGACTGCTGTCGGTCATGCATGACGCAGTGGCTGGCACGTCGGCTTTCGAGGATTATCAGGAGAACGTGGTCAACTGGTCCGGCCTGCTCTATGCGTGCCCGAACGCCAAATTGAGCTATTCGCTGACGAAGCTCGATGCCTATACGCCGGCCGATATGCGAGCCCCTGGCGCGACCCTCGGCGTTTTTGCGCTTGAATCCGCAATGGACGAACTCGCCTACGCCGCCAGGATCGATCCGTTGGAGTTGCGCTTGCGCAATTACGCGGAGCGTGACGCCGCGGCGGACAAGGACTTCACCAGCAAGGCGTTGCGCGACTGCTATGAGCAGGGCGCCCGGCGTTTCAACTGGGCAAAGCGTCAGCCCGATCCGCGCTCGATGCGCGAGGGCCGAGACCTTATCGGCTATGGCATGGCGACGGGCGTCTGGGAGGCGTTGATGCGGCCGACGACCGCAAGGGCGCGGCTGGCGGCCGGCGGGCGGCTCGAGGTCGCGACCGCGACGGCCGATATCGGGACCGGAACCTACACGATACTTAGCCAGATTGCGGCCGACGCTTTGGGTATTCCGCTCGAACGAGTGACAGCGCTGGTTGGCGATTCAGCGCTTCCGAAATCTCCGGTCGAGGGCGGCTCCTGGGCCGCCGCCTCGGCGGGGGCGGCGGTTCAACTTGCCTGTTTCCGACTGCGGCGCGAATTGCTGGCGATCGCCCGGGCGATGGAAAATTCGCCTCTCGCCAATGCCGATCTGCAGCATGTGACCTTCGCCGATGGGGCGATCGCGCTTGCCGCCGAGCCGTCACGCCGCGTCTCCATCCTCGAGGCGATGCGCGCCTCGGGCGCCGAGTTTCTCGAGGCGGAAGAGACAGCGAAGCGGGACGCGTCGGTTGACAAAAGCTATTCAGCCTACACCCATTCGGCCGTATTTGCGGAGGTGCGGGTAGATGAGCAGCTCGGGGTCGCGCGCGTGACGCGCGTCGTCAGCGCGGTCGCCGCCGGCAAAATCCTCAATCCGCTCACGGGGCGAAGCCAGATCATTGGCGGCGTTGTGATGGGGATCGGCATGGCCCTGCATGAGGAAGCTCTGCCGGATCTGCGCCTTAGCCGCTTCATGAACCGCAATCTTGGCGAATACCATATTCCGGCGCACGCCGATATTTGCGACATCGATGTGATTTTTGTCGACGAGCGCGACGACAAGGTTAGCCCGATGGGCGTAAAGGGGCTCGGTGAAATCGGTATTGTCGGAACGGCGGCGGCTGTAGCCAATGCGATTTTTCACGCCACAGGAAAGCGCGTCCGCGAATTGCCTATTACGATCGACAAGCTGCTTTGA
- a CDS encoding PQ-loop domain-containing transporter, whose product MTELVGWSAAAILLLTICRQVYTQWRDRSSEGVSRWLFIGQITASIGFVIYSWLLGSWVFVATNAAMLLTAVAGQAIHSRNRRLSK is encoded by the coding sequence ATGACGGAACTCGTCGGGTGGTCGGCCGCGGCGATCCTGCTTCTGACGATTTGTCGGCAGGTATACACCCAATGGCGCGACCGCAGTTCTGAAGGCGTCTCTCGCTGGCTGTTCATCGGTCAAATTACGGCGTCGATCGGCTTCGTTATTTATAGTTGGCTTCTCGGAAGCTGGGTCTTTGTTGCGACCAACGCCGCGATGTTGCTCACCGCTGTGGCGGGTCAGGCCATCCATTCCCGAAACCGGCGATTGTCGAAATAG
- a CDS encoding DUF2252 family protein produces the protein MKSKFFQIPGVDERDPPLTVARNLKMARSAHAYVRGNTIQFYEWLDGLDVGALPEGPAIWICGDCHVGNLGPVADANGKIEIEIRDLDQTVIGNPAHDLVRLGLSLASAARGSDLPGVTTAQMLEQMIEGYQQAFDAPDGQLTADLPQTVHFAMKQAARRSWKHLARERIADADPIIPLGKRFWPISGAEKRDIVRLVEAAPVRRLATMLRSRDDDATVQLLDAAYWMKGCSSLGLLRYCALLGVGGPSFADMEMCLMDVKEAAKAAAPRSAHADMPLDDGERVVEGARRLSPFLGQRMRAAHLLDRPIFIRELLPQDLKLEISAMSHGEAMRAARFLAAIVGKAHARQMDEGTRRGWRTELSKSRSRTLEAPSWLWSSVVDLLVSHERGYLEHCRVHSSAAGAGAAPPPRSAP, from the coding sequence ATGAAATCGAAGTTTTTCCAAATTCCGGGGGTCGACGAGCGCGATCCGCCGTTGACCGTCGCGCGCAATCTCAAAATGGCCCGGTCCGCGCACGCCTACGTTCGTGGCAATACGATTCAGTTTTATGAATGGCTCGACGGGCTGGACGTGGGCGCGTTGCCGGAAGGACCGGCGATCTGGATTTGCGGCGATTGTCACGTCGGCAATCTCGGCCCCGTCGCCGATGCGAATGGAAAGATCGAGATCGAAATCCGAGATCTCGATCAGACTGTGATCGGCAATCCAGCGCATGATCTCGTTCGGCTTGGCCTCTCGCTCGCTTCCGCGGCGCGCGGCTCCGATCTGCCGGGCGTCACGACGGCGCAAATGCTTGAGCAGATGATCGAAGGCTACCAGCAGGCTTTCGACGCGCCCGACGGGCAACTCACGGCCGATCTCCCGCAAACGGTGCATTTTGCGATGAAGCAGGCGGCCCGTCGGTCCTGGAAGCATCTGGCGCGCGAGCGCATCGCCGATGCCGATCCAATCATCCCGCTCGGCAAGCGATTCTGGCCCATTTCCGGCGCGGAGAAACGCGATATCGTGCGGCTCGTCGAGGCCGCGCCAGTTCGCCGCCTCGCGACGATGCTGAGATCGCGCGATGATGACGCGACGGTCCAGTTGCTCGACGCAGCCTATTGGATGAAAGGATGCAGCTCTCTGGGGCTGTTGCGCTATTGCGCGCTGCTTGGCGTTGGGGGGCCCTCATTCGCCGACATGGAGATGTGCTTGATGGACGTCAAAGAGGCCGCAAAGGCCGCGGCGCCCCGGTCCGCCCATGCCGACATGCCTTTGGATGACGGTGAGAGGGTCGTCGAAGGAGCGCGGCGCTTGTCGCCTTTTCTCGGCCAGCGCATGCGCGCCGCCCATTTGCTCGATCGCCCCATCTTCATCCGCGAACTGCTGCCACAGGACCTCAAGCTCGAGATCAGCGCCATGTCGCACGGCGAGGCGATGAGGGCCGCGCGCTTCCTCGCGGCCATTGTCGGAAAGGCGCATGCCCGGCAAATGGACGAGGGGACGCGGAGGGGGTGGCGAACGGAATTGAGCAAGAGCCGATCAAGAACGCTCGAAGCGCCGTCGTGGCTCTGGTCGAGCGTCGTCGACCTGCTTGTCAGCCATGAGCGCGGCTACCTCGAACATTGCCGCGTTCATTCGTCCGCGGCCGGCGCCGGCGCCGCGCCGCCGCCCCGGAGCGCTCCATGA
- a CDS encoding alpha/beta fold hydrolase — MGTVTTKDGVEIFYKDWGAGQPIVFSHGWPLSADDWDAQMLFFLNNGYRVIAHDRRGHGRSTQTGEGHDMDHYADDLAAVTAHLDLKDAIHVGHSTGGGEVVHYLARHGESRVSKAAIISAVPPLMVQTPANPLGLPKAVFDDLQAQLAANRSKFYRDLPEGPFYGFNRPGVKPLESAITNWWRQGMMGGAKAHYDGIVVFSQTDFTEDLKKINVPVLVMHSEDDQIVPYVAAGPLSAKLLKNATLKTYKDFPHGMITTQAETVNADLLAFLKS; from the coding sequence ATGGGCACGGTTACAACCAAAGACGGCGTCGAGATCTTCTACAAAGACTGGGGAGCGGGACAGCCGATCGTCTTCAGCCACGGCTGGCCGCTTTCGGCCGACGACTGGGACGCGCAAATGCTGTTCTTTCTCAACAATGGCTATCGCGTCATCGCCCATGACCGCCGAGGCCATGGAAGATCCACCCAGACGGGCGAAGGCCATGACATGGATCACTATGCCGACGATCTGGCGGCGGTGACGGCGCATCTCGACCTGAAGGACGCGATCCATGTCGGGCATTCGACGGGCGGCGGCGAGGTCGTCCATTATCTCGCCCGGCACGGCGAAAGCCGGGTGTCCAAAGCGGCGATCATCAGCGCGGTTCCGCCCCTGATGGTGCAGACGCCGGCCAACCCGCTCGGCCTGCCCAAGGCGGTGTTCGACGATCTGCAGGCGCAGCTCGCGGCAAACCGGTCGAAATTCTATCGCGACCTGCCGGAAGGCCCGTTCTATGGCTTCAACCGGCCGGGCGTGAAACCGCTGGAGTCCGCAATCACCAATTGGTGGAGACAGGGCATGATGGGGGGCGCCAAGGCGCATTATGACGGGATCGTCGTCTTCTCGCAGACGGACTTCACCGAAGACCTCAAAAAGATCAACGTGCCGGTGCTCGTGATGCACAGCGAGGACGATCAGATCGTGCCATATGTCGCTGCCGGCCCGCTAAGCGCCAAACTGTTGAAGAACGCAACGCTAAAGACCTACAAGGACTTCCCCCACGGCATGATCACCACCCAGGCGGAGACGGTCAACGCCGATCTGCTGGCCTTCCTGAAGTCGTAA
- a CDS encoding cytochrome P460 family protein: MLAAIAALSGALAALAPASGQSEGAAPPLFGVKIPPGYRDWKLISVAHEAGDLNDLRAVLGNDIAIEAYREGTLPFPDGAIIARLAWRYLPSEENNAVFGREQSFVAGAPTNVQFMVKDSKKFASTGGWGFAQFNDGKPVDDTMLGGCFACHAPVEARDFVFTRYAP, encoded by the coding sequence GTGCTTGCCGCAATTGCGGCGCTGTCCGGCGCCCTCGCCGCCCTGGCCCCGGCATCCGGACAGTCCGAAGGGGCGGCGCCTCCGCTCTTTGGCGTCAAAATCCCGCCCGGATACCGCGACTGGAAGCTGATATCCGTGGCCCATGAAGCGGGCGACCTCAACGACCTACGCGCCGTTCTTGGCAACGACATAGCGATCGAGGCCTATCGAGAGGGGACGCTTCCGTTTCCAGATGGCGCGATCATCGCCCGGCTCGCCTGGCGCTACCTTCCTTCGGAAGAAAACAACGCAGTCTTCGGCCGCGAGCAATCCTTCGTCGCCGGCGCGCCCACGAATGTTCAGTTCATGGTCAAGGACTCAAAAAAATTCGCCTCGACCGGCGGCTGGGGGTTCGCGCAGTTTAACGACGGCAAACCCGTCGACGATACGATGCTCGGCGGCTGCTTTGCCTGCCACGCGCCCGTTGAAGCACGCGACTTTGTCTTCACCCGCTATGCGCCTTGA